In the Zingiber officinale cultivar Zhangliang chromosome 5A, Zo_v1.1, whole genome shotgun sequence genome, CTCGTGGATCGAAGATGCTGGTTATTACAATTCAAAACCCTGTTCTAACCTTGGTGGGACTCATAGGTGAATTTATACACAACCTTCATTGCCCTTTGtaaaatttagtcatttaagtACGTGCAAAAAAGAAATAAGTGGAGAAATGTACTTGGACAACGACGAAAGAAATAATTAAAGCGACAGTATTAATTGTTTAATTGTTTGCTGATGAACGTAGGACTGATTTTTTTTGTTCTCGTTCAGGTAATCTTATTTCCGGTATGGTGGTGGTTTCCCCCGTCCCAACATTTTACAGGATCTTCAAGAACAAGTCGACCGAATCATTCGATTCATTTCCATACGTGGTTGTATTATTCAGTGCGACGATGTGGGTTTACTATGGCATCCTTACACTTGACGTTCTCCTGCTCACCATCAACATTTGCGCTTGCGTAGTCCAAGTTATCTTTCTCATCATGTTCCTTTATTATGCTCCATCAAAATCTCGGGTAATTTAATTATCCTTTACAAATATATATTTGGATTCTCTTAGATCCATTCAGGATCAAATTCCATCTGATACTTTATGACTAATTAATTAGTTTTGCATTTAAATAAGACCCTTTTTTTCTCTTGCTTAATTCAGGTATATACGATGAAGTTGATACTGCTGATCAATTTGGGAATATTTGGCTCCCTACTTCTCATCAGTAACCTATTTATCAAGGAAAGCAAACGAGATCAGATTACAGGAGGGATATGTGCGTCGTTAGCTGTCGCCGTCTTTATAGCTCCCCTCACTATCATCGTAAGCGATTGACCATTTCCTTTGTTAAACAAACTTCTCTGATTCTTAATGCCCTTCTTTCTAATAGCTTTCTCTCTGTGGATTGTATTTCTTTTCCTGTGTATACAAATATAACATGAAGTTGTATGTTAATATTGTTTCAGAGGCAGGTAATAAGAACTAAAAGTGTGGAGTACATGCCAGTTTCACTATCCATCTTCCTCACGCTATCTGCGGTTGCATGGTTCAGCTACGGGGTTCTTCTTGGAGATTTATTCGTTGCGGTACAGTGTAGTATCTAAATCAATATGTACATTTCAAGCCACTATCAAGAATCCcattaattatttttcaatttgttGTGTTCCAGATACCAAATGTTTTTGGATTCTTATTGGGAGTTGGTCAAATTATCATATACTTGATGTATATGAACCATGACAAAGAGAGATGTTCAAAGATTGGGAACCAGGGCACTGAAGCGCCTGCGGACATGGAGGTTCCTGAGGCGAAGAGCAACTCCTGCGAGCTTGCTCAGGTACAACCACATGTGTAGAGCGGCAGGATCGGAGAGAGAGAATCTACATTCAACGTCATTCAGCATATCATCTTCAGTTTATATCTCGTGAGCATGATATTTATTTGTTGTTGTGTTTACTTATAGGCATTGCCGCCAATGTGCCTGTCCCACGTATTGGGATTTGGggaattataaaataattaataaatgcgTTACGTATTGTGGTATCGATCGTTGTTGTATCGATGCAATTCTCATATTACttaaaagatataattggtttctGATTAAATGTTTAGTGCTTGATTAGCACAGAAAGCTGAGATGAAATGTCAATATTAGAGAGTAACCAAAGAATATTGTCCAAAATAATAGAGAGTTAGTAGTTGAAGTCCGACAAATTAAGATCGACAAAATATTAAAGTCCTAGTAAATAGATCATCGGTATTGAAAGTTCCAATACGTCTCGCTTAATTTATACTAAACAAATGAGGAAGTCTTTTGTGCTAACCAAATGAGGAAGTCCTAAAAATATGGAATCTCTAGGCACAACATAGATTCAATTTTAGTATGGTCAGAATTAGAGTGTCACACGTCAATTGAAGTACTTCGGTTATCGATAAATCCAAAATGAAAAAGTTTGTTGTTTAATTTGGTCAGATTTGTGGTTTGATTTGGTCAACTAATGAAAATTCAGTTAACTAGTTAGTTGACATAGGCTAAGAAGCAAATGAACGGAATATTTTTATTTAGGATTTCATCCAAGTATATACACTACAAAAATAATGTCACTTAGGGACAAAATTTGtaacaaattttagaaaaaaaaatcgttggaaattggatttgggaTGAAAATTGCGATAAAAAAAATTCGTTCGAAATCTGCCGTCCCAaaaatttgcgacgaaaaattataatttcgttggaaattttgcaacgaaactaatattcgttgcaaaattcgttgGAAACTTTGCGACAAAACCAAAATTCGTTGGAAAAACTACAACGAAAATAAATATTTGTTGGAAATGTCAGCATGAAAAATCTCCGACGAACCTCAAATTTGTCGCGAATTAGCAACTAAA is a window encoding:
- the LOC121979568 gene encoding bidirectional sugar transporter SWEET12-like — its product is MLVITIQNPVLTLVGLIGNLISGMVVVSPVPTFYRIFKNKSTESFDSFPYVVVLFSATMWVYYGILTLDVLLLTINICACVVQVIFLIMFLYYAPSKSRVYTMKLILLINLGIFGSLLLISNLFIKESKRDQITGGICASLAVAVFIAPLTIIRQVIRTKSVEYMPVSLSIFLTLSAVAWFSYGVLLGDLFVAIPNVFGFLLGVGQIIIYLMYMNHDKERCSKIGNQGTEAPADMEVPEAKSNSCELAQALPPMCLSHVLGFGEL